In Canis lupus familiaris isolate Mischka breed German Shepherd chromosome 9, alternate assembly UU_Cfam_GSD_1.0, whole genome shotgun sequence, a single window of DNA contains:
- the RNF135 gene encoding E3 ubiquitin-protein ligase RNF135 isoform X2 has translation MLPFCKEGCWNFEREWIESAAAQKSIKEVGRELTELVEQLVGIVRNLQSQKHLPESGPENERSTLSMGMSSSDGADLALASSKPVTSDTPERKMKDILHDLEEIQKKLQENFTWKGALEEHLQVELQEAPSSSSHPLPDHSCPAPRRAFQFAQWAISPTFDLRSHSCSLEVSEDCRVVTVSHWPQTHLWNHERFVTCQVLCSQAFSSGQQYWEVDTQHCSHWAVGVASWGMRRTQILGRTKDSYCVEWKGNSQLSAWHMVQETVLGSDRPKVVGIWLDLEEGKLAFYSVADQETLLYECPVSASSPLHPAFWLYGLNPGNSLTIRPVNV, from the exons gcAGCAGCCCAGAAGAGCATCAAAGAAGTTGGACGTGAGCTGACAGAGTTGGTGGAACAGCTTGTAGGAATTGTCAGGAATCTTCAGAGTCAGAAACACCTCCCCGAATCTGgaccagaaaatgaaaggagCACCCTGAGCATGGGCATG TCTTCTTCTGATGGGGCGGACCTTGCCTTGGCTTCTTCAAAGCCAGTGACTTCTGACACACccgagagaaaaatgaaagacattcTGCATGACCTAGAAGAAATCcagaaaaaattacaagaaaacttCACATGGAAAGGGGCCCTTGAAGAACATCTGCAGG TGGAACTCCAGGAAGCTCCATCTTCTTCTTCACACCCATTGCCTGACCAcagctgcccagcccccaggaGGGCCTTCCAGTTTGCTCAGT GGGCCATCAGCCCAACCTTTGACCTTCGCAGCCACTCCTGTAGCTTGGAGGTGTCCGAGGATTGCCGGGTGGTGACTGTATCTCACTGGCCACAGACCCATCTCTGGAATCATGAGAGGTTTGTGACCTGCCAGGTCTTATGTTCCCAGGCCTTCTCTTCTGGGCAGCAGTACTGGGAAGTGGACACTCAGCATTGCAGCCACTGGGCAGTTGGGGTAGCTTCCTGGGGGATGAGGCGTACCCAGATCCTGGGAAGGACCAAGGACTCTTACTGTGTAGAGTGGAAGGGGAATAGCCAACTCTCTGCATGGCACATGGTCCAGGAAACGGTCCTTGGCTCAGACAGACCTAAAGTGGTGGGCATCTGGCTGGACCTGGAGGAGGGAAAACTCGCCTTCTATTCAGTGGCTGACCAGGAGACGCTGCTGTATGAGTGcccagtctctgcctcctctcctctgcacCCCGCCTTCTGGCTCTATGGCTTAAATCCTGGAAACTCTCTGACTATACGGCCAGTAAATGTGTAA